Proteins encoded within one genomic window of Pongo pygmaeus isolate AG05252 chromosome 4, NHGRI_mPonPyg2-v2.0_pri, whole genome shotgun sequence:
- the SLC12A7 gene encoding solute carrier family 12 member 7 isoform X1, with protein MPTNFTVVPVEAHADGGGDETAERTEAPGTPEGPEPERPSPGDGNPRENSPFLNNVEMEQESFFEGKNMALFEEEMDSNPMVSSLLNKLANYTNLSQGVVEHEEDEESRRREAKAPRMGTFIGVYLPCLQNILGVILFLRLTWIVGVAGVLESFLIVAMCCTCTMLTAISMSAIATNGVVPAGGSYYMISRSLGPEFGGAVGLCFYLGTTFAGAMYILGTIEIFLTYISPGAAIFQAEAAGGEAAAMLHNMRVYGTCTLVLMALVVFVGVKYVNKLALVFLACVVLSILAIYAGVIKSAFDPPDIPVCLLGNRTLSRRSFDACIKAYVIHNNSATSALWGLFCNGSQPSATCDEYFIQNNVTEIQGIPGAASGVFLENLWSTYAHAGAFVEKKGVPSVPVAEESRASALPYVLTDIAASFTLLVGIYFPSVTGIMAGSNRSGDLKDAQKSIPTGTILAIVTTSFIYLSCIVLFGACIEGVVLRDKFGEALQGNLVIGMLAWPSPWVIVIGSFFSTCGAGLQSLTGAPRLLQAIARDGIIPFLQVFGHGKANGEPTWALLLTVLICETGILIASLDSVAPILSMFFLMCYLFVNLACAVQTLLRTPNWRPRFKFYHWTLSFLGMSLCLALMFICSWYYALSAMLIAGCIYKYIEYRGAEKEWGDGIRGLSLNAARYALLRVEHGPPHTKNWRPQVLVMLNLDAEQAVKHPRLLSFTSQLKAGKGLTIVGSVLEGTYLDKHMEAQRAEENIRSLMSTEKTKGFCQLVVSSSLRDGMSHLIQSAGLGGLKHNTVLMAWPASWKQEDNPFSWKNFVDTVRDTTAAHQALLVAKNVDSFPQNQERFGGGHIDVWWIVHDGGMLMLLPFLLRQHKVWRKCRMRIFTVAQVDDNSIQMKKDLQVFLYHLRISAEVEVVEMVENDISAFTYERTLMMEQRSQMLKQMQLSKNEQEREAQLIHDRNTASHTAAAARTQAPPTPDKVQMTWTREKLIAEKYRNRDTSLSGFKDLFSMKPDQSNVRRMHTAVKLNGVVLNKSQDAQLVLLNMPGPPKNRQGDENYMEFLEVLTEGLNRVLLVRGGGREVITIYS; from the exons GAGATGGAAATCCAAGAGAAAACAGCCCATTCCTCAACAATGTCGAGATGGAACAAGAGAGCTTCTTTGAAGGGAAGAACATGGCACTTTTCGAG GAGGAGATGGACAGCAACCCCATGGTGTCCTCGCTGCTCAACAAGCTGGCCAACTACACCAACCTGAGCCAGGGCGTTGTGGAGCACGAGGAGGACGAGGAGAGCCGGCGGCGCGAGGCCAAG GCTCCGCGCATGGGCACCTTCATCGGCGTCTACCTGCCATGCCTGCAGAACATCCTGGGCGTCATCCTCTTCCTGCGCCTGACGTGGATCGTGGGGGTGGCCGGCGTCCTGGAGTCCTTCCTCATCGTGGCCATGTGCTGCACCTGT ACAATGCTGACAGCCATTTCCATGAGTGCGATCGCTACCAACGGTGTGGTCCCAG CTGGCGGCTCCTACTACATGATATCACGCTCGCTGGGACCCGAGTTTGGAGGTGCTGTCGGCCTCTGCTTCTACTTGGGCACAACATTTGCAGGGGCCATGTATATTTTGGGGACCATCGAGATTTTTCTG ACGTACATCTCCCCGGGTGCGGCCATCTTCCAGGCGGAGGCTGCGGGTGGCGAGGCGGCCGCCATGCTGCACAACATGCGTGTGTACGGCACGTGCACGCTCGTGCTCATGGCTCTGGTGGTCTTCGTGGGCGTCAAGTACGTCAACAAGCTGGCGCTGGTCTTCCTGGCTTGTGTCGTGCTGTCCATCCTGGCCATCTATGCCGGCGTCATCAAGTCTGCCTTCGACCCCCCGGACATCCC GGTCTGCCTCCTGGGGAACCGCACACTGTCACGGCGCAGCTTCGATGCCTGCATCAAGGCCTACGTCATTCACAACAACTCAGCCACCTCTGCGCTCTGGGGCCTCTTCTGCAACGGCTCCCAGCCCAGCGCCACCTGTGACGAGTACTTCATCCAGAACAATGTCACCGAAATCCAGGGCATCCCAGGCGCGGCCAGTGGCGTTTTCCTGG AGAACCTGTGGAGTACGTACGCACATGCGGGGGCGTTTGTGGAGAAGAAAGGCGTGCCCTCGGTGCCCGTGGCAGAGGAGAGCCGCGCCAGCGCTCTGCCCTACGTCCTCACCGACATCGCGGCCTCGTTCACCCTGCTGGTTGGCATCTACTTCCCTTCCGTGACGG GTATCATGGCGGGTTCAAACCGGTCCGGGGACCTCAAGGATGCGCAGAAGTCCATCCCCAcggggaccatcctggccatagTGACCACGTCTTTCATCT ATCTCTCCTGCATTGTGCTGTTTGGGGCCTGCATCGAAGGCGTGGTCTTACGAGATAA GTTCGGGGAGGCCCTGCAGGGGAACCTGGTCATCGGCATGCTGGCCTGGCCCTCCCCCTGGGTCATCGTCATCGGCTCCTTCTTCTCCACCTGTGGCGCTGGCCTGCAGAGCCTCACGGGGGCACCGCGCCTGCTGCAGGCCATTGCCCGTGACGGCATCATCCCCTTCCTGCAG GTGTTTGGCCACGGGAAGGCCAATGGGGAGCCCACGTGGGCGCTGCTGCTGACAGTCCTCATCTGCGAGACTGGCATCCTCATCGCCTCTCTGGACAGCGTGGCCCCGATCCTCTCCAT GTTCTTCCTCATGTGCTACCTGTTCGTGAACCTGGCCTGCGCCGTGCAGACCCTGCTACGTACCCCCAACTGGCGTCCACGCTTCAAGTTCTACCACTG GACCCTGTCCTTCCTGGGTATGAGCCTGTGCCTGGCGCTGATGTTCATCTGCTCCTGGTACTACGCGCTGTCCGCCATGCTTATCGCTGGCTGCATCTACAAGTACATCGAGTACCGTGG GGCCGAGAAGGAGTGGGGCGATGGCATCCGTGGCCTGTCCCTGAACGCCGCCCGCTATGCCCTGCTGCGTGTGGAGCACGGTCCCCCCCACACCAAGAACTGGAG GCCCCAGGTGCTGGTGATGCTGAACCTGGACGCGGAGCAGGCCGTGAAGCACCCCCGCCTACTGTCCTTCACGTCGCAGCTGAAGGCCGGCAAGGGCCTGACCATCGTGGGCTCGGTGCTGGAGGGGACGTACCTGGACAAGCACATGGAGGCTCAGCGGGCCGAGGAG AACATACGGTCCCTAATGAGCACAGAGAAGACCAAGGGCTTCTGCCAGCTGGTGGTCTCGTCCAGCCTGCGGGATGGCATGTCCCACCTGATCCAGTCGGCCGGCCTGGGCGGCCTGAAGCACAACACAGTGCTCATGGCCTGGCCTGCATCCTGGAAGCAGGAGGACAACCCCTTCTCCTGGAAGAACTTTGTGG ACACTGTCCGCGACACCACCGCCGCGCACCAGGCTCTGCTGGTGGCCAAGAACGTCGACTCGTTTCCGCAAAACCAGGAGCGCTTCGGCGGGGGCCACATCGACGTGTGGTGGATCGTGCACGACGGCGGCATGCTCATGCTGCTGCCCTTCCTGCTGCGCCAGCACAAG GTGTGGAGGAAGTGCCGGATGCGCATCTTCACAGTGGCCCAGGTAGATGACAACAGCATCCAGATGAAGAAGGACCTGCAGGTGTTCCTGTACCACCTGCGCATCAGCGccgaggtggaggtggtggagatg GTTGAAAACGACATATCTGCTTTCACCTACGAGAGGACACTAATGATGGAACAGAGGTCGCAGATGCTGAAGCAGATGCAGCTGTCCAAGAACGAGCAGGAGCGAGAG GCCCAGCTGATCCATGACAGGAACACCGCGTCCCACACCGCAGCGGCAGCCAGGACCCAAGCACCGCCTACGCCAGACAAGGTGCAAATGACCTGGACCAGGGAGAAGCTGATCGCTGAGAAGTACAGGAACAGAGACACCAGCCTGTCCGGTTTCAAAGACCTCTTCAGCATGAAGCC GGACCAGTCCAACGTCAGGCGGATGCACACGGCTGTGAAGCTCAATGGCGTCGTCCTCAACAAGTCCCAGGACGCGCAGCTGGTCCTGCTCAACATGCCAGGTCCTCCCAAAAACCGGCAGGGAGACGAGAACT
- the SLC12A7 gene encoding solute carrier family 12 member 7 isoform X2: MEQESFFEGKNMALFEEEMDSNPMVSSLLNKLANYTNLSQGVVEHEEDEESRRREAKAPRMGTFIGVYLPCLQNILGVILFLRLTWIVGVAGVLESFLIVAMCCTCTMLTAISMSAIATNGVVPAGGSYYMISRSLGPEFGGAVGLCFYLGTTFAGAMYILGTIEIFLTYISPGAAIFQAEAAGGEAAAMLHNMRVYGTCTLVLMALVVFVGVKYVNKLALVFLACVVLSILAIYAGVIKSAFDPPDIPVCLLGNRTLSRRSFDACIKAYVIHNNSATSALWGLFCNGSQPSATCDEYFIQNNVTEIQGIPGAASGVFLENLWSTYAHAGAFVEKKGVPSVPVAEESRASALPYVLTDIAASFTLLVGIYFPSVTGIMAGSNRSGDLKDAQKSIPTGTILAIVTTSFIYLSCIVLFGACIEGVVLRDKFGEALQGNLVIGMLAWPSPWVIVIGSFFSTCGAGLQSLTGAPRLLQAIARDGIIPFLQVFGHGKANGEPTWALLLTVLICETGILIASLDSVAPILSMFFLMCYLFVNLACAVQTLLRTPNWRPRFKFYHWTLSFLGMSLCLALMFICSWYYALSAMLIAGCIYKYIEYRGAEKEWGDGIRGLSLNAARYALLRVEHGPPHTKNWRPQVLVMLNLDAEQAVKHPRLLSFTSQLKAGKGLTIVGSVLEGTYLDKHMEAQRAEENIRSLMSTEKTKGFCQLVVSSSLRDGMSHLIQSAGLGGLKHNTVLMAWPASWKQEDNPFSWKNFVDTVRDTTAAHQALLVAKNVDSFPQNQERFGGGHIDVWWIVHDGGMLMLLPFLLRQHKVWRKCRMRIFTVAQVDDNSIQMKKDLQVFLYHLRISAEVEVVEMVENDISAFTYERTLMMEQRSQMLKQMQLSKNEQEREAQLIHDRNTASHTAAAARTQAPPTPDKVQMTWTREKLIAEKYRNRDTSLSGFKDLFSMKPDQSNVRRMHTAVKLNGVVLNKSQDAQLVLLNMPGPPKNRQGDENYMEFLEVLTEGLNRVLLVRGGGREVITIYS, from the exons ATGGAACAAGAGAGCTTCTTTGAAGGGAAGAACATGGCACTTTTCGAG GAGGAGATGGACAGCAACCCCATGGTGTCCTCGCTGCTCAACAAGCTGGCCAACTACACCAACCTGAGCCAGGGCGTTGTGGAGCACGAGGAGGACGAGGAGAGCCGGCGGCGCGAGGCCAAG GCTCCGCGCATGGGCACCTTCATCGGCGTCTACCTGCCATGCCTGCAGAACATCCTGGGCGTCATCCTCTTCCTGCGCCTGACGTGGATCGTGGGGGTGGCCGGCGTCCTGGAGTCCTTCCTCATCGTGGCCATGTGCTGCACCTGT ACAATGCTGACAGCCATTTCCATGAGTGCGATCGCTACCAACGGTGTGGTCCCAG CTGGCGGCTCCTACTACATGATATCACGCTCGCTGGGACCCGAGTTTGGAGGTGCTGTCGGCCTCTGCTTCTACTTGGGCACAACATTTGCAGGGGCCATGTATATTTTGGGGACCATCGAGATTTTTCTG ACGTACATCTCCCCGGGTGCGGCCATCTTCCAGGCGGAGGCTGCGGGTGGCGAGGCGGCCGCCATGCTGCACAACATGCGTGTGTACGGCACGTGCACGCTCGTGCTCATGGCTCTGGTGGTCTTCGTGGGCGTCAAGTACGTCAACAAGCTGGCGCTGGTCTTCCTGGCTTGTGTCGTGCTGTCCATCCTGGCCATCTATGCCGGCGTCATCAAGTCTGCCTTCGACCCCCCGGACATCCC GGTCTGCCTCCTGGGGAACCGCACACTGTCACGGCGCAGCTTCGATGCCTGCATCAAGGCCTACGTCATTCACAACAACTCAGCCACCTCTGCGCTCTGGGGCCTCTTCTGCAACGGCTCCCAGCCCAGCGCCACCTGTGACGAGTACTTCATCCAGAACAATGTCACCGAAATCCAGGGCATCCCAGGCGCGGCCAGTGGCGTTTTCCTGG AGAACCTGTGGAGTACGTACGCACATGCGGGGGCGTTTGTGGAGAAGAAAGGCGTGCCCTCGGTGCCCGTGGCAGAGGAGAGCCGCGCCAGCGCTCTGCCCTACGTCCTCACCGACATCGCGGCCTCGTTCACCCTGCTGGTTGGCATCTACTTCCCTTCCGTGACGG GTATCATGGCGGGTTCAAACCGGTCCGGGGACCTCAAGGATGCGCAGAAGTCCATCCCCAcggggaccatcctggccatagTGACCACGTCTTTCATCT ATCTCTCCTGCATTGTGCTGTTTGGGGCCTGCATCGAAGGCGTGGTCTTACGAGATAA GTTCGGGGAGGCCCTGCAGGGGAACCTGGTCATCGGCATGCTGGCCTGGCCCTCCCCCTGGGTCATCGTCATCGGCTCCTTCTTCTCCACCTGTGGCGCTGGCCTGCAGAGCCTCACGGGGGCACCGCGCCTGCTGCAGGCCATTGCCCGTGACGGCATCATCCCCTTCCTGCAG GTGTTTGGCCACGGGAAGGCCAATGGGGAGCCCACGTGGGCGCTGCTGCTGACAGTCCTCATCTGCGAGACTGGCATCCTCATCGCCTCTCTGGACAGCGTGGCCCCGATCCTCTCCAT GTTCTTCCTCATGTGCTACCTGTTCGTGAACCTGGCCTGCGCCGTGCAGACCCTGCTACGTACCCCCAACTGGCGTCCACGCTTCAAGTTCTACCACTG GACCCTGTCCTTCCTGGGTATGAGCCTGTGCCTGGCGCTGATGTTCATCTGCTCCTGGTACTACGCGCTGTCCGCCATGCTTATCGCTGGCTGCATCTACAAGTACATCGAGTACCGTGG GGCCGAGAAGGAGTGGGGCGATGGCATCCGTGGCCTGTCCCTGAACGCCGCCCGCTATGCCCTGCTGCGTGTGGAGCACGGTCCCCCCCACACCAAGAACTGGAG GCCCCAGGTGCTGGTGATGCTGAACCTGGACGCGGAGCAGGCCGTGAAGCACCCCCGCCTACTGTCCTTCACGTCGCAGCTGAAGGCCGGCAAGGGCCTGACCATCGTGGGCTCGGTGCTGGAGGGGACGTACCTGGACAAGCACATGGAGGCTCAGCGGGCCGAGGAG AACATACGGTCCCTAATGAGCACAGAGAAGACCAAGGGCTTCTGCCAGCTGGTGGTCTCGTCCAGCCTGCGGGATGGCATGTCCCACCTGATCCAGTCGGCCGGCCTGGGCGGCCTGAAGCACAACACAGTGCTCATGGCCTGGCCTGCATCCTGGAAGCAGGAGGACAACCCCTTCTCCTGGAAGAACTTTGTGG ACACTGTCCGCGACACCACCGCCGCGCACCAGGCTCTGCTGGTGGCCAAGAACGTCGACTCGTTTCCGCAAAACCAGGAGCGCTTCGGCGGGGGCCACATCGACGTGTGGTGGATCGTGCACGACGGCGGCATGCTCATGCTGCTGCCCTTCCTGCTGCGCCAGCACAAG GTGTGGAGGAAGTGCCGGATGCGCATCTTCACAGTGGCCCAGGTAGATGACAACAGCATCCAGATGAAGAAGGACCTGCAGGTGTTCCTGTACCACCTGCGCATCAGCGccgaggtggaggtggtggagatg GTTGAAAACGACATATCTGCTTTCACCTACGAGAGGACACTAATGATGGAACAGAGGTCGCAGATGCTGAAGCAGATGCAGCTGTCCAAGAACGAGCAGGAGCGAGAG GCCCAGCTGATCCATGACAGGAACACCGCGTCCCACACCGCAGCGGCAGCCAGGACCCAAGCACCGCCTACGCCAGACAAGGTGCAAATGACCTGGACCAGGGAGAAGCTGATCGCTGAGAAGTACAGGAACAGAGACACCAGCCTGTCCGGTTTCAAAGACCTCTTCAGCATGAAGCC GGACCAGTCCAACGTCAGGCGGATGCACACGGCTGTGAAGCTCAATGGCGTCGTCCTCAACAAGTCCCAGGACGCGCAGCTGGTCCTGCTCAACATGCCAGGTCCTCCCAAAAACCGGCAGGGAGACGAGAACT
- the SLC12A7 gene encoding solute carrier family 12 member 7 isoform X3, with protein MGTFIGVYLPCLQNILGVILFLRLTWIVGVAGVLESFLIVAMCCTCTMLTAISMSAIATNGVVPAGGSYYMISRSLGPEFGGAVGLCFYLGTTFAGAMYILGTIEIFLTYISPGAAIFQAEAAGGEAAAMLHNMRVYGTCTLVLMALVVFVGVKYVNKLALVFLACVVLSILAIYAGVIKSAFDPPDIPVCLLGNRTLSRRSFDACIKAYVIHNNSATSALWGLFCNGSQPSATCDEYFIQNNVTEIQGIPGAASGVFLENLWSTYAHAGAFVEKKGVPSVPVAEESRASALPYVLTDIAASFTLLVGIYFPSVTGIMAGSNRSGDLKDAQKSIPTGTILAIVTTSFIYLSCIVLFGACIEGVVLRDKFGEALQGNLVIGMLAWPSPWVIVIGSFFSTCGAGLQSLTGAPRLLQAIARDGIIPFLQVFGHGKANGEPTWALLLTVLICETGILIASLDSVAPILSMFFLMCYLFVNLACAVQTLLRTPNWRPRFKFYHWTLSFLGMSLCLALMFICSWYYALSAMLIAGCIYKYIEYRGAEKEWGDGIRGLSLNAARYALLRVEHGPPHTKNWRPQVLVMLNLDAEQAVKHPRLLSFTSQLKAGKGLTIVGSVLEGTYLDKHMEAQRAEENIRSLMSTEKTKGFCQLVVSSSLRDGMSHLIQSAGLGGLKHNTVLMAWPASWKQEDNPFSWKNFVDTVRDTTAAHQALLVAKNVDSFPQNQERFGGGHIDVWWIVHDGGMLMLLPFLLRQHKVWRKCRMRIFTVAQVDDNSIQMKKDLQVFLYHLRISAEVEVVEMVENDISAFTYERTLMMEQRSQMLKQMQLSKNEQEREAQLIHDRNTASHTAAAARTQAPPTPDKVQMTWTREKLIAEKYRNRDTSLSGFKDLFSMKPDQSNVRRMHTAVKLNGVVLNKSQDAQLVLLNMPGPPKNRQGDENYMEFLEVLTEGLNRVLLVRGGGREVITIYS; from the exons ATGGGCACCTTCATCGGCGTCTACCTGCCATGCCTGCAGAACATCCTGGGCGTCATCCTCTTCCTGCGCCTGACGTGGATCGTGGGGGTGGCCGGCGTCCTGGAGTCCTTCCTCATCGTGGCCATGTGCTGCACCTGT ACAATGCTGACAGCCATTTCCATGAGTGCGATCGCTACCAACGGTGTGGTCCCAG CTGGCGGCTCCTACTACATGATATCACGCTCGCTGGGACCCGAGTTTGGAGGTGCTGTCGGCCTCTGCTTCTACTTGGGCACAACATTTGCAGGGGCCATGTATATTTTGGGGACCATCGAGATTTTTCTG ACGTACATCTCCCCGGGTGCGGCCATCTTCCAGGCGGAGGCTGCGGGTGGCGAGGCGGCCGCCATGCTGCACAACATGCGTGTGTACGGCACGTGCACGCTCGTGCTCATGGCTCTGGTGGTCTTCGTGGGCGTCAAGTACGTCAACAAGCTGGCGCTGGTCTTCCTGGCTTGTGTCGTGCTGTCCATCCTGGCCATCTATGCCGGCGTCATCAAGTCTGCCTTCGACCCCCCGGACATCCC GGTCTGCCTCCTGGGGAACCGCACACTGTCACGGCGCAGCTTCGATGCCTGCATCAAGGCCTACGTCATTCACAACAACTCAGCCACCTCTGCGCTCTGGGGCCTCTTCTGCAACGGCTCCCAGCCCAGCGCCACCTGTGACGAGTACTTCATCCAGAACAATGTCACCGAAATCCAGGGCATCCCAGGCGCGGCCAGTGGCGTTTTCCTGG AGAACCTGTGGAGTACGTACGCACATGCGGGGGCGTTTGTGGAGAAGAAAGGCGTGCCCTCGGTGCCCGTGGCAGAGGAGAGCCGCGCCAGCGCTCTGCCCTACGTCCTCACCGACATCGCGGCCTCGTTCACCCTGCTGGTTGGCATCTACTTCCCTTCCGTGACGG GTATCATGGCGGGTTCAAACCGGTCCGGGGACCTCAAGGATGCGCAGAAGTCCATCCCCAcggggaccatcctggccatagTGACCACGTCTTTCATCT ATCTCTCCTGCATTGTGCTGTTTGGGGCCTGCATCGAAGGCGTGGTCTTACGAGATAA GTTCGGGGAGGCCCTGCAGGGGAACCTGGTCATCGGCATGCTGGCCTGGCCCTCCCCCTGGGTCATCGTCATCGGCTCCTTCTTCTCCACCTGTGGCGCTGGCCTGCAGAGCCTCACGGGGGCACCGCGCCTGCTGCAGGCCATTGCCCGTGACGGCATCATCCCCTTCCTGCAG GTGTTTGGCCACGGGAAGGCCAATGGGGAGCCCACGTGGGCGCTGCTGCTGACAGTCCTCATCTGCGAGACTGGCATCCTCATCGCCTCTCTGGACAGCGTGGCCCCGATCCTCTCCAT GTTCTTCCTCATGTGCTACCTGTTCGTGAACCTGGCCTGCGCCGTGCAGACCCTGCTACGTACCCCCAACTGGCGTCCACGCTTCAAGTTCTACCACTG GACCCTGTCCTTCCTGGGTATGAGCCTGTGCCTGGCGCTGATGTTCATCTGCTCCTGGTACTACGCGCTGTCCGCCATGCTTATCGCTGGCTGCATCTACAAGTACATCGAGTACCGTGG GGCCGAGAAGGAGTGGGGCGATGGCATCCGTGGCCTGTCCCTGAACGCCGCCCGCTATGCCCTGCTGCGTGTGGAGCACGGTCCCCCCCACACCAAGAACTGGAG GCCCCAGGTGCTGGTGATGCTGAACCTGGACGCGGAGCAGGCCGTGAAGCACCCCCGCCTACTGTCCTTCACGTCGCAGCTGAAGGCCGGCAAGGGCCTGACCATCGTGGGCTCGGTGCTGGAGGGGACGTACCTGGACAAGCACATGGAGGCTCAGCGGGCCGAGGAG AACATACGGTCCCTAATGAGCACAGAGAAGACCAAGGGCTTCTGCCAGCTGGTGGTCTCGTCCAGCCTGCGGGATGGCATGTCCCACCTGATCCAGTCGGCCGGCCTGGGCGGCCTGAAGCACAACACAGTGCTCATGGCCTGGCCTGCATCCTGGAAGCAGGAGGACAACCCCTTCTCCTGGAAGAACTTTGTGG ACACTGTCCGCGACACCACCGCCGCGCACCAGGCTCTGCTGGTGGCCAAGAACGTCGACTCGTTTCCGCAAAACCAGGAGCGCTTCGGCGGGGGCCACATCGACGTGTGGTGGATCGTGCACGACGGCGGCATGCTCATGCTGCTGCCCTTCCTGCTGCGCCAGCACAAG GTGTGGAGGAAGTGCCGGATGCGCATCTTCACAGTGGCCCAGGTAGATGACAACAGCATCCAGATGAAGAAGGACCTGCAGGTGTTCCTGTACCACCTGCGCATCAGCGccgaggtggaggtggtggagatg GTTGAAAACGACATATCTGCTTTCACCTACGAGAGGACACTAATGATGGAACAGAGGTCGCAGATGCTGAAGCAGATGCAGCTGTCCAAGAACGAGCAGGAGCGAGAG GCCCAGCTGATCCATGACAGGAACACCGCGTCCCACACCGCAGCGGCAGCCAGGACCCAAGCACCGCCTACGCCAGACAAGGTGCAAATGACCTGGACCAGGGAGAAGCTGATCGCTGAGAAGTACAGGAACAGAGACACCAGCCTGTCCGGTTTCAAAGACCTCTTCAGCATGAAGCC GGACCAGTCCAACGTCAGGCGGATGCACACGGCTGTGAAGCTCAATGGCGTCGTCCTCAACAAGTCCCAGGACGCGCAGCTGGTCCTGCTCAACATGCCAGGTCCTCCCAAAAACCGGCAGGGAGACGAGAACT